The sequence GCGGTTCTGATTCTTGGCGCCAGACTGATGGCCCGCATGGAGGGAAAACTGGGCTGGCTCAACCTGGGCAAGGCGCTTCTTGTCGGCCTGGTGCCGGCGGCTCTGGTCGTCAAGCAGCCGGATCTTGGTTCGGCTTTGAACATCCTGCTCATTTTGGGGGGCATGGTTCTCTTCAAAGGCGTCACCGGTTCCGTGTTCAGGGTTTTGGTCATCGTGTTGCCGGTCATGGTCCCATTCGGCTGGTTTTTTCTGCACGACTACCAAAAGCAGCGCATTATGACTTTTCTTGACCCGGGAAACGATCCGCTAGGGGCCGGGTACCATATCATTCAGTCCCAGATCGCAATCGGTTCGGGGGGCTTCTGGGGCAAGGGCTTCCTGGAAGGCACCCAGAGTCAGCTGCGGTTCCTGCCGGAAAAGCATACGGATTTTGCCTTCGCCGTGTTCGGCGAAGAGTGGGGGTTCTTCGGGGCCATGATCCTGCTCATCACTTTCTGCGCATTTCTCTACCAGATTTACATTGTGACCATGGAAGCAAAGGATGACTTCGGAAGCTACCTCGCTGCGGGGGTCTTCTTTTATTTCTTTTGGCAAATTCTCATCAATATCGGCATGGTGCTCGGCATAATGCCTGTCGTCGGGATTCCGTTGCCCTTCATCAGCTATGGCGGCAGCGCGTCCGTGGTCAATTTTTGCATGATCGGGCTCGTCCTGAACGTGGCCATGCGCCGTTTCGTTTTCAAGAAAGGTTGATTCTTTTTATTCGCGGTTTTCGCGGGTCTGAATTTTATTCGGTTGCGCATGCGTAAGAAGGCGTGGTTGCGGCGTGCGCGGCCGCCCATTTTTCTTCGAACAGAAAAGCGCGAGCTAGACACGTGAAATTCCGAACAAACTACGAAAACCCATGCCATGCCAATCATTTTGATGATGCTTTGTCCAAAAAGATTTTGACACGAAAATGGGAATCAGATAGAGGCCCTGTGACTTTGAACAAAAATTCACAACCTATTTAGGGGGCGGCATGATTGATCTAGATTACACTTTTTTTGTTCAGCTCGTGAACTTTATGGTCATCCTGACGGTCTTGAATTTGATCCTGTACCGTCCCATCCGGGGGATCATCAAGAAACGGGCCGAGGTCATGAGCCAAAAGCTGGGAACCATCGAGGATTTCGCTGCCAAGGCGGAAGCCAAACTTGAGAGCTACAAGGTCGCATTGAGTGGAGCCCGGGTCGAGGCTCAGCAGTTGCGTGTGACCTTGAAGGCCGAAGGTGTCGCGGTCGAGTCTTCCGTTTTGGCCGAAGCCGGTGCCGAGGCCGCCGAAAAGGTCGCCGCCGCCCGAAAGGAGATCGACGGTCAGAAGCAGACAGCCCTCAAGGCTCTGCGCGGAGAAGTCTCCACCTATGCCAAGAATGTCGCCGACAAGGTGCTGAGCAAGGCATAACGGACCGGGGATTTTTCTTGTGTGTCATAGATTTACTTTTTCATATAAGGAGGGCGGAATTTTGAAAAAGTTCAAGACTGTCGGATTGGTGACGGCAGCACTGGTTCTCTGCGCGGCGATAGCTTTCGCCAGCGACGGAGAGGGTGGAGGGCACAACAAGCTGCTCGACCTTCTCTTTCGCGTAATCAATTTCGGCATTGTCGCGTTCTTGGTCTATAAGTTCGCGGGCAAGCGCATCGCGGACATGTTGTCCGGGCGCAGCAAGCAGATCGAGACGGACCTTGCCGATCTCGACGAGCGCAAGGAAGATGCCGAGAAGCGTCTGCTCGAAGTTGAAGCGAGTATCGCCAATCTTGAGGCCGAAAAAGCCAAGATTCTGGAAGACGCGAAGGCTCAGGGCGAAGCCATGCGTCAGGCGATTGTCGACAAGGCGGAGGTCCAGGCTGCGCAGATCAGAGCCCAGGCTGAAGTTTCGGCGGCCCAGGAAGCAAAGTTGGCCATTGACGCCATCCGCGAAGAACTGGCCGAAAAGATTACCGCTGCTGCTGAAGATCTTGTCAAGAAGCAGCTCAAGAAGAAAGATCACGAAGATTTGGTCAACGAATATCTTAAAAAGGTGGTGCTCAATTGACTGGGAATATCGTAGCAAGACGGTATGCCAAGGCGTTGTTCGCCGTTGCGCAGGCGCAGTCCGATAAGGGCTCGATGGCGCAATACGGTGCCGACTTGGCAAGGCTGGCTGGACTCCTGGAGAATGCGCCTGAGCTCACGAAGATCTTCCGCAACCCAATTTTTGGCGTGGAAGAAAAGAGAGGGGTAATCAATAAAATTCTGGAAAAGGTCGCACCTTGCGCCATGGTCCGGAATTTTTGTCTGCTTCTGGCGGACAAGAACAGATTGTCTTTTCTCCCCGAGATCAACGCATCTTATGGTACGCTTTTGGATTCAGCCCAGGGTGTTCTTCGCGGCAAGCTGGTGACGGCTGTAAAGCTCTCCGACGTTGTGCAGAAGAACGTTGTCGATAAATTGCAAAAAGAGTCGGGCCAGACGGTGGTCCTTGATTACGAAGTGGATCAGGAGATTATTGGCGGGCTTATGCTCAAGATCGGGGACAAGATCCTGGACGCCAGTATTCGCGCTCAGCTGCAAATTTTGAAAGAAAATATCAAAAGGGGTGAGTAGAGGCTATGCAGATCAAAGCAGAAGAAATTAGCCAGATCATCGAAGGCCAGATCAAGAATTACGAGAAAAAGGTCGAGATGAGCGAGACTGGCGTGGTCCTGTCGGTAGGTGACGGTATCGCCCGCGTTTACGGCTGCGAAAACGCGATGGCCATGGAACTCCTCGAGTTCCCCGGTAACGTCATGGGAATGGTCCTTAACCTTGAAGAAGATTCCGTTGGTGTCGCCCTTCTCGGTGAGACCGAGCACATCAAGGAAGGCGACATCGTCAAACGTACGGGCCGGATTTTCCAGGTTCCCGTCGGCGACGCGGTCATGGGCCGTGTCATCGACCCCTTGGGCAATCCCATCGACGGTCTCGGACCGATCCAGACGGATCTGTTCCGTAACGTTGAAATCAAGGCTCCCGGCATCATCGCCCGTAAGTCGGTACATGAGCCGATGTACACCGGTCTGAAGGCCATCGACGCGATGACGCCCATCGGCCGCGGACAGCGCGAACTCATCATTGGCGACCGTCAGGTCGGCAAGACCGCTGTCGGCGTCGACGCCATCATCGCCCAGAAGAACAGCGACATCCATTGTTTCTACGTCGCCATCGGCCAGAAGCGTTCCACCGTTGCCCAGGTTGTTGAGGCCCTTCGTCAGAACGGCGCTCTGGAATACACGACCGTCATCTCCTCCACCGCCTCCGAGCCGGCGCCGCTGCAGTTCATCGCTGCCTACTGCGGATGCACCATGGCGGAGTTCTACCGTGACAACGGCAAGCACGCCCTGATTGTTTATGACGATCTGTCCAAGCAGGCTGTGGCCTACCGCCAGATGTCCCTGTTGCTGCGCCGCCCTCCGGGACGCGAAGCTTTCCCCGGCGACGTTTTCTACCTCCACTCCCGCCTGCTGGAGCGCTCCTGCAAGGTCAACGACAAGCTGGGCGCCGGTTCCCTGACCGCCCTGCCGGTCATCGAGACCCAGGCCGGCGACGTGTCCGCGTACATCCCGACCAACGTTATCTCCATCACCGACGGCCAGGTCTATCTTGAGCCCAACCTGTTCATGGCCGGCATCCGTCCCGCCATCAACGTTGGTCTGTCCGTATCCCGAGTCGGCGGCGCGGCCCAGATCAAGGCCATGAAGAAGGTTGCCGGTACGCTGCGTCTCGACCTTGCCCAGTATCGCGAACTGGCCGCTTTTGCGCAGTTCGGTTCCGACCTGGACAAGGCCACCAAGACCAAGCTGACCCGAGGCGAGCGCCTGGTCGAACTGCTCAAGCAGCCCCAGTACAAGCCTATGGTCGTCGAAGAGCAGGTTTCCGTTCTTTACGCAGGCACCCGCGGATTCCTTGATGACGTAGCCGTTACTGACGCCATCCGCTTCGGTGAAGAACTGGTTGAGTTCATGCGCAATCAGAAATCCGACATCCTGGCTGAAATCGTTCAGACCAAGGATCTTGGCAGTGAAACCGAAAAGAAACTGGCTGATGCGATCAATGAGTTCAAAGCCGGTTTTAAAGCCTAGGATCGTTTAAGGAGTCTTAAATGGCATCACTCAGGGACATTCAGAATAAAATCGTCGGTGTAAAGAAGACCAAGCAGATTACGAAAGCGATGAACATGGTCGCTTCCGCAAAGCTGCGCGGTGCTCAGGGTCGCATCGAGCGCTTTCGTCCCTATGCTGATAAGTTCAATGACATTCTTATCGATCTGGCTTCCCGCGCCGACGCCAGCGCGCATCCCTTGCTTGAAAAGCGCGAGGTCATTCAGAACATCGGAATTGTACTGGTGACATCGGACAAAGGGTTGTGCGGCAGTTTCAACGCGAACTTGTGCAACGCCGCCAACAGGCTGGCCAAGCAGAAGGAAGCAGAAGGCAAGACGGTCAAGTTTATCTGCATTGGAAAGAAAGGCAGAGACTTCATCCGCAAGACGAAATTCGAGATTACTACCGCTTACGCTGAAAACATGACACACTTTGATTTTCAGTTGGCAAGCGAAACAGGAAATCTCGTCATTGACGGATATCTCTCTGGGCAATTTGACGAGGTGCACATTGTTTACGGAAAATTCGTAAACATCGCCAGGCAGGAAGCGACATCGTCGCAGATTCTCCCCGCCGAAACGCCCGAAGTGGAGGCCCCGGCCGGCGCTTCGAGCGAATACATCTTCGAGCCGTCAGTGGAAGGTCTTTTGGCCGAGCTGCTGCCCAGGTATGTGAAGGTTCAGATGTACCGCGGCCTGCTCGACACGTCGGCCAGTGAGCACGCAGCTCGCATGTCGGCCATGGATAACGCGACAAAGAACTGCGACGAAATGGTCGGCAGCCTGACTAAAGTCTACAACAAGGCGCGCCAGTCAAGTATCACCACCCAATTAATGGACATCGTAGGCGGTGCCGAGGCACTGAAAGGATAAGGGGGCATAACGCATGAGTGCTGTTAATACCGGTAAAATAGTGCAGGTCATTGGACCTGTTGTTGACTTGGAGTTTGCCGAAGGCAACCTTCCAAGTATTTTGAACGCTGTTCTCATTACGAACCCGACCATTGATGCCGAAGAAGACAACCTGGTTGTTGAAGTCGCGCAGCATCTTGGCAACAGCGTTGTCCGCTGCATCGCCATGGACAACACTGACGGCTTGGTTCGCGGCCAGATCGGCAAGGACACGGGCAAGCCTATCCAGGTACCCGTCGGCAAGGCTTCCCTGGGACGAATTCTGAACGTCGTAGGCCGCCCCGTGGATGAAAAGGGTCCCATCTCCTCCGAGAAGATGTACCCCATCCATCGCCCTGCTCCCGGATTCACCGAACAGTCGACCAAGATTGAAGTGCTGGAGACCGGCGTCAAGGTTATCGACCTGCTCGTACCTTTCCCCAAGGGCGGAAAGATGGGCATGTTCGGTGGTGCGGGCGTTGGCAAGACCGTTATTCTCATGGAAATGATCAACAACATCGCCAAGAACCACGGTGGTATTTCCGTGTTCGCGGGTGTTGGCGAGCGCACACGTGAAGGTAACGACCTTTATCATGAAATGATCGAAGCCGGGGTTCTGGATAAAGCCTGCCTCGTCTACGGTCAGATGAACGAACCTCCGGGAGCCCGTTCCCGCGTTGCGCTGACCGCTCTGGCTGCCGCGGAATACTTCCGTGACGAAGAAAACCAGGACGTGCTGCTCTTCGTAGACAACATCTTCCGTTTCACCCAGGCCGGCTCGGAAGTCTCCGCGCTTCTTGGCCGCATGCCTTCCGCGGTTGGTTACCAGCCGACGCTGGGTACCGACCTTGGTGAGCTGCAGGAACGTATTACTTCCACCAAAACGGGTTCCATCACCTCGGTTCAGGCCGTTTACGTCCCTGCCGATGACTTGACCGACCCCGCTCCTGCAACAACCTTCTCGCATCTTGACGGAACCATCGTTCTTTCCCGTCAGATCGCAGAGCTTGGTATTTACCCTGCAGTGGATCCTCTTGACTCCACTTCGCGCATTCTGGATCCCAACGTCATCGGCATGGACCACTACATGACTGCCCGTGCTGTGCAGCGTCTGCTTCAGAAGTACAAGGATCTGCAGGATATCATCGCGATTCTGGGTATGGACGAACTGTCTGATGAAGATAAGCTGTCCGTTTCCAGAGCACGCAAGATTCAGCGATTCCTGTCCCAGCCTTTCTTCGTTGCAGCCCAGTTTACCGGCAAGGAAGGCCGCTATGTGAAGCTCGAAGAGACCATCAAGAGCTTCAAGGAAATCATTGAAGGCAAGCACGATTCCGTTCCGGAGTCCTGCTTCTACATGGTAGGCGGACTTGAAGAGGCATTGGAAAACGCCAAGAAACAGTAATTCTTGCTCTGGGGTATTGATATGGCTAAAACAATTACGCTTGAAATAGTGACACCAGACAAGATGGTGCTCAAGGAAGAGGTCGATTATGTCGGCGCTCCCGGCATCAATGGCGAATTCGGTGTCCTGCCCAATCATATCCCGTTTCTCTCTGCACTTGGTATCGGGAGCCTTTACTACAAACTCAACGGCAAGAAATACTTTGTTTTTGTTGCCGGCGGTTTTGCTGAAGTCTCCCCTGCAAAGGTGACGGTTCTTGCCGAAGTAGCGGAAAGAGCTGAAGACATCGATCTGGAAAGAGCTCGCAGAGCTCAGGACAGAGCCGAGCAGCGCACCAAACAGCAACAGGAGAAATTGGATCACGCAGCCGTGCAGGCTGCATTGGCCAGAGCACTTCATCGCATGAAATGCCGACAGAATGCTGTAAGTGAAGGCACTTGCCGCATGTAATGACCGCAGATTCAGTTATTATGAAAAGCAGGCTCCCCGGAGCCTGCTTTTTTTTTGAGCATTGAATCTTGAGAATAATATAATATCTCGATATCAAATATTAAGATTTTTGCGTGGTCGAAGAAATTGGCACTCGCATTGTTTTAATGAGCCGTCTCCTTGGCCGACAGGCTGGAAAATTGGGTGAGCCTTATTGTGCGGGAAGGAGCTGAAATCATCTTTTTTGAGGATAATCATGAAGCCAGAATTAGGATATGTTATCTTGGCAGCCGGAAAAGGCACGCGCATGCACTCTGATTCACCGAAAGTTTTGCATCAGGTTTTGGGAAAGCCCCTGCTTGGCTATGTTTACGACGCGCTGACGCATGTCCCGCCAACCCAGGTCTGGACCGTGATCGGCTTTCAGGCTGAAAAGGTGCAAGACTGCTTTTTGGGTCAGCAGGGGCAGTTTGTCCTTCAGGACGAGCAGCTTGGCACAGGTCATGCCGTGATGCTCGCCTGGCCGCATGTTGCCGCGAGTGGGATTTCCCATCTTTGCGTGCTGAACGGTGATACTCCGCATGTACCAACAGAAGCCATTTCTAATTTAGTCGATTTATGCGCGGCCCAAAACGCGGGCATGGGCATGCTGACGTTGCATCTTGAGAATCCTTTTGGCTACGGACGGGTCATCCGCAACGCAGACAACTGCGTAGAGCGGGTCGTGGAAGAAAAGGATTTCGTTGCAGCTGACCATGGCGGTGAGGTCTGCGAGGTCAATTCCGGGGTGTATGTGTTCGATGTGACGCGCTGCGGGCCGCTATTCGAGAAGATGGACCGCAATAACGCCCAGCAGGAATATTATCTCACACAGATGATCGCCATCTGCGCTGCCGAGGGATTGCCTGTGGTTGGATTGCCTTTTGCCGGCTCGGAGCTGTTGCGGGGCATCAATTCGCCGCGAGAGTTGGTTCGGTTTGAAGAATCGCTGCGCTTGCAGATCGTGGACAATTTGCTGGATTCCGGTGTCATCCTGCGCAACAGCGAGTCGATATACATCGGGCCCGACGTTGCCGTCGCTCCCGGCGCTGAAATAATGGGACCGTGCGAAATATACGGATGCTCGCGAATTGAGCGCGGGGCGTCCATCTCTTCGCATTGCTGGATCAAGGATTCTGTTCTTGGTCCTTGCCAAGTGAAATCCTTTTCTCATATTGAAGGTTCTCACATCCGGGCCGGAGCCAGCGTAGGTCCGTACGGACGGATACGACCCGGGTCCGATATCGGGGAAGATGCGCGCGTGGGCAACTTCGTCGAGGTCAAGAAATCCGTGCTGCATGCCGGTGCCAAGGCGGGCCATCTTTCCTATCTGGGCGATAGCGACATTGGTCCCGGAGTGAATATCGGCGCAGGAACCATCACCTGCAATTATGACGGGGCCAGGAAGCACCGCACGGAAATTCATGAGAACGCCTTTATCGGCAGCAACACGGCACTGGTCGCTCCCGTGGTCGTGGGTGCGGGCGCTCTTGTCGCCGCCGGTTCAGTGGTTACTAGAAATGTTCCTGATGGTGCCCTGTGCGTGGCCAGGGCCAGACAGTCGAATTTGGATCGCAAGAAAAAATCACCTCAATCCTAGGATAACTTATGGATATTCTTAATCAGCTGACAGAAAAAATAACGCTCCTGCTGGAGCGCCAGGAAGCATTGAAACTAGAGAATATGCAATTAAAGGAGTCTCTTGAGCAGGAACGCCAGACCAAGGAAGCCGTTCTGTCCAGGGTGGAAAATATCTTGAACAGCCTGCAAGAGGTTGATAGAAACTAACTAATGCCAGGATACAATTTGACAGTGCTCGGCCTCGATCTTTCCTTCGCGGCCGATGTCTCGCCCGAGCGGATTCACAAAGCTGTTGACCTGGTTCATCAGCGCTACAAGGATCTCGAAGGGCGGGTCAGTCACATGAGCAAGGAGCGGCTTTTGACATACCTGGCGTTGAGTCTGGCCGACGATTATTTACATGATCAAGGGAAGATGTCGCAACTGGAAGGCACGTTGCAACAGCTTCTTACGAAGATAGATAGTCCTGAAGAATAGTGAACAAGTACCCTGGAGGGTCAGTGATTGGTGATGCGTTTTTGAGCCAATAAAGCGTACTAAGGGTAGCTTACAACGGTCTTGTGTGCACGCTTCGGACAACCGGAGAAGCCTGATGGACTGTAGCCAACCCCCTCTTAACTTAAGAGGTTCAAAATGATTCCCAACACTGCCTTCCGGGGCTTTTAACTGGTTCGCCCCTTCCAAAAGCCAGTCTCTCATACCCTCCTTGCCGATCGTAATTAAGCGCTCGCGCTGTTGTCTCGTCGGTCCGATTTAAGGACAGGGACGACATATCATGGTCGTTGCGCAGCCATCTTAAATATATTGTGCCAAGGAGTTTCCATGACCAGCCAAATCATAATCACCGCTTTTATTTGCACCGGAATTGGTGCGGTTGCGGGTTTTTTGTTCAAGAAATACATCACCGATCAAGAGAATGACGACGCGCGCAAATTGTCCGAGCGGATTCTGGATGAAGCCAAGAAGGATGCGCAGGCGCACAAGAAAGAGGTTTTGCTCCAGGCTCAGGACGAGGTTTTCGCCCTGAAGAAGGAAGTCGAACAGGATGCTAAGGACCGAGAGCGCGAGCTGAAAAAGAACGAGGCCAGGTTGCAGGCCAAGGAAGAGCGTCTGGAAAAGAAGGTGGAATCTCTGGCTCTGAAGGAAAGCGAGCTGGTCAGCCTGGAGAAGAAGGTTGCCAAGCAGGAGCGCGCCGTCGAGGAGAAGGAGGAGGGGTTGCAGGAATTGATCGCCGCCCAGCAGACCCGCCTGGAGGAAATTTCAGGTTTGACCGGTGAAGAGGCCCGCGCCCGCCTCATGCAGGAAATTGAGAGCAAGGCACGCCATGAGGCGGCCAAGATGGTGCGGGTGATCGAGGTCGAAGCGCAGGAGACCGCGCACCGCAAGGCGCAGATGATCATTGCTAGCGCGGTCCAGCGTTACGCTGGCGATTATGTCTCCGAACATACGGTCAGCTCCGTGGAGCTGCCCAGCGAAGACATGAAGGGGCGCATTATCGGTCGCGAAGGCCGCAACATCCGGGCCATCGAAGCGGCCACGGGTGTTGATCTGATCATCGACGACACGCCGGAAACGGTCATTTTGTCCGCATACAACCCGCTGCGCCGCGAGGTGGCCAAGAGGTCGCTCGAAAGACTGATCAGCGATGGCCGCATTCATCCCGCGCGTATCGAGGATATCGTCAAGAAGGTTGAAAAGGAGATGGATGTCCAGATCCGCGAGATTGGCGAGCAGGCCACTTTCGATCTCGGCGTGCACGGCATTCATCCCGAGATAGTGAGGCTGCTGGGCCAGTTGCGTTTCCGCACGAGTTTCACCCAGAATGTTCTGCAGCATTCCCTTGAGGTGGCTTTTTTGTGCGGAATCATGGCCGCCGAGCTTGGGCTGGACATTAAGAAGGCCAAGCGGGCCGGGTTGCTGCACGACCTGGGCAAGGCCGTGGACCACGAAGTCGAGGGTCCGCACGCGCTGATCGGCGCTGATCTGGCCAAGAAATACAATGAGTCCGCCGAAATCGTGCACGCCATCGCCGCGCATCACGAGGATGTCCCGCCTAAGTCCGTTTATGCCGTGTTGGTCCAGGCCGCGGACAGTCTCTCCGGAGCCCGCCCCGGCGCGCGCAAGGAGCTTCTTGAGAGCTATGTGAAGCGTCTGGAGGAACTCGAAGGGATTGCCACCGGATTTGCCGGCGTCAGCAGAGCCTTTGCCATTCAGGCCGGCAGGGAAGTTCGGGTCATGGTGGACTGCGAGGCGGTCAACGACGACCAGATTTACATGCTGAGCAAGGACATCGCCAAGCAGATCGAAGAGAAAATGACCTATCCGGGTCAAATCCGGGTTACGGTCATCCGCGAGAAGAGGGCAGTGGGCATTGCTAAATAGTTCCCGAATGCGACTTCTTTTCCTTGGCGACATCGTAGGTAACAGTGGGCGGCAGATGGTGAAAGACCATCTGCCGCGTTTGCGTCGGGAATTGGAGCTGGACGTGGTTCTGGCCAACGGCGAGAACGCTTCCGGCGGGCTTGGACTCTCGGCCAAAAGCGCGCAGGAGCTGCACCGCTGCGGGGTGGATGTCCTGACCACCGGAAACCATGTCTGGAAGTTTCCCGACATCCGCCCGGCATTGCACAATGAACCATGGCTGCTGCGTCCGGCCAACTACCCTGCGTCAGCGCCTGGCCGTGGAGCCGGCGTTTACGAATTGGGCGAGAATCTGCCGCCGCTCATGGTCGTCAATCTGCAAGGGCGGACTTTCATGGAAGCCATCGACTGCCCCTTCACGGTTGCCGAGAACCTGGTGGCCCAGGCTCCGCCAGAGGCTGTGATTGTGATCGACATGCACGCCGAAGCCACCTCGGAAAAGCGCGCTTTGGCCCATATGCTGCGCGGACGCGTGCAGGCGGTGCTTGGCACGCATACCCATGTCCAGACCAACGACGCGTATATCTTCGACGGAATCACAGGCTACATTTCCGATTTGGGGATGTGCGGGCCGGAAGATTCCTGCCTGGGCATGGACAGCGACATAATTTTACGCAGATTCAGGACAGGACTGCCCCAGCGTTTTGAGCTGGCCAAAGGGCCGTGCATGCTCAACGGGGCGCTTATGGAAGTGGTTGACGGTCAATGCCGCGAGATCACGGCATGGCAATACAGGGCATCTTAAAGAACAGGAACCGCCATGACAGATATGGAATTGGCTCGGCAGCTGGAGCAGATCCGGCGCGGGAGCGTTGAGATCATCAACGAAGAGGAATTGGTCGCAAAACTGCGCAGGGGCGTTCCGCTGCGGATCAAGGCCGGGTTTGATCCCACGGCCCCGGACCTGCATCTCGGGCATACGGTGCTGATCCAGAAGCTCAAGCATTTTCAGGAGCTTGGGCATCAGGTTATTTTTCTGATCGGTGATTTCACCGGCATGATCGGTGACCCCTCCGGCAAGTCCGAAACACGCAAGAAATTGACCCGCGAAGA is a genomic window of Desulfomicrobium baculatum DSM 4028 containing:
- the rodA gene encoding rod shape-determining protein RodA, with the translated sequence MFDRRLIFHINWGLLSLTAILFCVGVMNLYSASTLRLASGLEIDTYFNKQLLWGGVGLCVMTALVLVDYRHLKSISWPFFILCLILLLGVSVAGKTIYGAKRWLDLGFFNLQPTELTKIAVLILGARLMARMEGKLGWLNLGKALLVGLVPAALVVKQPDLGSALNILLILGGMVLFKGVTGSVFRVLVIVLPVMVPFGWFFLHDYQKQRIMTFLDPGNDPLGAGYHIIQSQIAIGSGGFWGKGFLEGTQSQLRFLPEKHTDFAFAVFGEEWGFFGAMILLITFCAFLYQIYIVTMEAKDDFGSYLAAGVFFYFFWQILINIGMVLGIMPVVGIPLPFISYGGSASVVNFCMIGLVLNVAMRRFVFKKG
- a CDS encoding ATP synthase F0 subunit B, coding for MIDLDYTFFVQLVNFMVILTVLNLILYRPIRGIIKKRAEVMSQKLGTIEDFAAKAEAKLESYKVALSGARVEAQQLRVTLKAEGVAVESSVLAEAGAEAAEKVAAARKEIDGQKQTALKALRGEVSTYAKNVADKVLSKA
- a CDS encoding F0F1 ATP synthase subunit B family protein; its protein translation is MKKFKTVGLVTAALVLCAAIAFASDGEGGGHNKLLDLLFRVINFGIVAFLVYKFAGKRIADMLSGRSKQIETDLADLDERKEDAEKRLLEVEASIANLEAEKAKILEDAKAQGEAMRQAIVDKAEVQAAQIRAQAEVSAAQEAKLAIDAIREELAEKITAAAEDLVKKQLKKKDHEDLVNEYLKKVVLN
- the atpH gene encoding ATP synthase F1 subunit delta — encoded protein: MTGNIVARRYAKALFAVAQAQSDKGSMAQYGADLARLAGLLENAPELTKIFRNPIFGVEEKRGVINKILEKVAPCAMVRNFCLLLADKNRLSFLPEINASYGTLLDSAQGVLRGKLVTAVKLSDVVQKNVVDKLQKESGQTVVLDYEVDQEIIGGLMLKIGDKILDASIRAQLQILKENIKRGE
- the atpA gene encoding F0F1 ATP synthase subunit alpha, whose translation is MQIKAEEISQIIEGQIKNYEKKVEMSETGVVLSVGDGIARVYGCENAMAMELLEFPGNVMGMVLNLEEDSVGVALLGETEHIKEGDIVKRTGRIFQVPVGDAVMGRVIDPLGNPIDGLGPIQTDLFRNVEIKAPGIIARKSVHEPMYTGLKAIDAMTPIGRGQRELIIGDRQVGKTAVGVDAIIAQKNSDIHCFYVAIGQKRSTVAQVVEALRQNGALEYTTVISSTASEPAPLQFIAAYCGCTMAEFYRDNGKHALIVYDDLSKQAVAYRQMSLLLRRPPGREAFPGDVFYLHSRLLERSCKVNDKLGAGSLTALPVIETQAGDVSAYIPTNVISITDGQVYLEPNLFMAGIRPAINVGLSVSRVGGAAQIKAMKKVAGTLRLDLAQYRELAAFAQFGSDLDKATKTKLTRGERLVELLKQPQYKPMVVEEQVSVLYAGTRGFLDDVAVTDAIRFGEELVEFMRNQKSDILAEIVQTKDLGSETEKKLADAINEFKAGFKA
- a CDS encoding F0F1 ATP synthase subunit gamma, which codes for MASLRDIQNKIVGVKKTKQITKAMNMVASAKLRGAQGRIERFRPYADKFNDILIDLASRADASAHPLLEKREVIQNIGIVLVTSDKGLCGSFNANLCNAANRLAKQKEAEGKTVKFICIGKKGRDFIRKTKFEITTAYAENMTHFDFQLASETGNLVIDGYLSGQFDEVHIVYGKFVNIARQEATSSQILPAETPEVEAPAGASSEYIFEPSVEGLLAELLPRYVKVQMYRGLLDTSASEHAARMSAMDNATKNCDEMVGSLTKVYNKARQSSITTQLMDIVGGAEALKG
- the atpD gene encoding F0F1 ATP synthase subunit beta; translation: MSAVNTGKIVQVIGPVVDLEFAEGNLPSILNAVLITNPTIDAEEDNLVVEVAQHLGNSVVRCIAMDNTDGLVRGQIGKDTGKPIQVPVGKASLGRILNVVGRPVDEKGPISSEKMYPIHRPAPGFTEQSTKIEVLETGVKVIDLLVPFPKGGKMGMFGGAGVGKTVILMEMINNIAKNHGGISVFAGVGERTREGNDLYHEMIEAGVLDKACLVYGQMNEPPGARSRVALTALAAAEYFRDEENQDVLLFVDNIFRFTQAGSEVSALLGRMPSAVGYQPTLGTDLGELQERITSTKTGSITSVQAVYVPADDLTDPAPATTFSHLDGTIVLSRQIAELGIYPAVDPLDSTSRILDPNVIGMDHYMTARAVQRLLQKYKDLQDIIAILGMDELSDEDKLSVSRARKIQRFLSQPFFVAAQFTGKEGRYVKLEETIKSFKEIIEGKHDSVPESCFYMVGGLEEALENAKKQ
- a CDS encoding F0F1 ATP synthase subunit epsilon translates to MAKTITLEIVTPDKMVLKEEVDYVGAPGINGEFGVLPNHIPFLSALGIGSLYYKLNGKKYFVFVAGGFAEVSPAKVTVLAEVAERAEDIDLERARRAQDRAEQRTKQQQEKLDHAAVQAALARALHRMKCRQNAVSEGTCRM
- the glmU gene encoding bifunctional UDP-N-acetylglucosamine diphosphorylase/glucosamine-1-phosphate N-acetyltransferase GlmU, whose protein sequence is MKPELGYVILAAGKGTRMHSDSPKVLHQVLGKPLLGYVYDALTHVPPTQVWTVIGFQAEKVQDCFLGQQGQFVLQDEQLGTGHAVMLAWPHVAASGISHLCVLNGDTPHVPTEAISNLVDLCAAQNAGMGMLTLHLENPFGYGRVIRNADNCVERVVEEKDFVAADHGGEVCEVNSGVYVFDVTRCGPLFEKMDRNNAQQEYYLTQMIAICAAEGLPVVGLPFAGSELLRGINSPRELVRFEESLRLQIVDNLLDSGVILRNSESIYIGPDVAVAPGAEIMGPCEIYGCSRIERGASISSHCWIKDSVLGPCQVKSFSHIEGSHIRAGASVGPYGRIRPGSDIGEDARVGNFVEVKKSVLHAGAKAGHLSYLGDSDIGPGVNIGAGTITCNYDGARKHRTEIHENAFIGSNTALVAPVVVGAGALVAAGSVVTRNVPDGALCVARARQSNLDRKKKSPQS
- a CDS encoding cell division protein ZapA, whose amino-acid sequence is MLGLDLSFAADVSPERIHKAVDLVHQRYKDLEGRVSHMSKERLLTYLALSLADDYLHDQGKMSQLEGTLQQLLTKIDSPEE